Proteins from a genomic interval of Methanoplanus endosymbiosus:
- a CDS encoding zinc finger domain-containing protein — protein MSVEKCTSCKAPLSEPGWTKFECPKCRETIYRCHRCRHQSVPYTCQKCGFEGP, from the coding sequence ATGTCAGTTGAAAAATGCACTTCCTGCAAAGCTCCGCTCTCTGAGCCGGGCTGGACAAAATTCGAATGCCCTAAATGCCGCGAGACCATCTACAGATGCCACAGATGCAGACACCAGAGTGTCCCATACACATGCCAGAAATGTGGATTTGAGGGGCCATAA
- a CDS encoding MarR family winged helix-turn-helix transcriptional regulator has product MAESRDLLKISEKWIRILNKNEEHEKIPRDYGTGDLLHCSEIHTVMAIGKNPEINVTNLSLILGISKSAISQMVSRLERKKLVEKYQNSGNEKTILLRLTPRGNIAFLGHEQHHAKIYAAMHQKLGEITGEELSLIIRFLSAIEETFDECSREDE; this is encoded by the coding sequence ATGGCAGAGAGCAGAGACTTACTGAAAATATCAGAGAAATGGATCAGAATCCTCAACAAAAACGAGGAGCATGAAAAGATCCCAAGGGATTACGGTACCGGAGATCTGCTGCACTGCTCCGAGATCCATACAGTCATGGCAATAGGCAAAAATCCGGAGATAAACGTCACAAACCTGTCACTAATCCTCGGAATTTCCAAAAGCGCCATATCACAGATGGTAAGCAGGCTGGAACGTAAAAAACTGGTTGAAAAATACCAAAATTCCGGCAATGAAAAGACAATCCTCCTCCGCCTCACACCACGTGGAAATATTGCCTTTCTCGGACATGAACAGCACCACGCAAAGATCTATGCCGCCATGCACCAAAAGCTCGGCGAAATTACCGGAGAAGAACTCTCATTGATAATCCGGTTTTTATCAGCAATTGAAGAGACCTTTGATGAATGCAGCCGGGAAGATGAGTAA
- a CDS encoding DUF7504 family protein, with translation MTSEYNHQYEKKLYLVVSAANKLRQSNIEVLRNLIQNDHPVLIVTTNQPYATLVKNYEENGLDLKHIYFIDAITRYATGKITEGAENCRFVNSPSNLTDLGIAITEMLDSIPEDKPFILFDSISTMLIYIPSINISKFFHFVTSKLRLMDSSGIFLAVETGLDPLLLSQITTFVDEIIDI, from the coding sequence ATGACATCTGAATATAATCATCAATATGAAAAAAAACTATACCTTGTGGTATCAGCTGCAAACAAACTGAGACAGAGTAATATTGAGGTCCTGCGCAATCTGATCCAGAACGATCACCCTGTTCTTATCGTAACAACCAACCAGCCATATGCCACACTCGTAAAAAACTACGAGGAAAACGGTCTTGACCTTAAGCATATTTATTTCATTGATGCAATTACCAGATACGCAACCGGAAAAATAACAGAGGGAGCTGAGAACTGCAGATTTGTAAACAGTCCGTCAAACCTGACAGATCTTGGAATAGCCATCACCGAGATGCTTGACAGTATTCCTGAAGATAAGCCCTTTATCCTCTTTGATTCTATAAGCACAATGCTCATTTACATCCCGTCCATCAACATCTCCAAGTTCTTTCACTTTGTAACAAGCAAGCTCAGGCTGATGGATTCCTCCGGTATTTTTCTTGCAGTAGAAACGGGGCTTGATCCCCTCCTGTTAAGCCAGATCACCACATTTGTGGATGAGATAATTGACATCTGA
- a CDS encoding ABC transporter permease, with the protein MAQIMKYHIPEFAKGLVAIIILLSVWDTVAYLIQNNYVLPQTMDILMVLFHPFEEIIGGETLIENTLVSLKEVISGFTCAAAIAIPLGLFIGWSSEAGKYLNPVIQILRPVPPIAWMPFAIAWFGIGFNSVLFIIVIGAFFPILINTVEGVKGIRRRWIEVAEMLHATPFEEIRTVVIPGALPVIWTGLRVSFGVAWMCVVAAEMLPGTSAGLGFLIMYAYNLGQLQVIGAGMVIIGVIGLGADTLFKAGQARFFGWQGKE; encoded by the coding sequence ATGGCACAAATAATGAAATATCATATCCCTGAATTTGCCAAAGGTCTTGTGGCGATAATTATTCTCCTTTCTGTATGGGATACGGTGGCGTATCTGATTCAGAACAACTACGTCCTTCCACAGACTATGGACATACTCATGGTTCTCTTCCATCCGTTTGAAGAGATAATCGGCGGTGAAACACTGATTGAAAATACTCTGGTAAGTCTTAAGGAGGTTATCAGTGGATTTACCTGTGCAGCAGCGATTGCAATTCCGCTTGGCCTTTTTATCGGCTGGTCGTCTGAGGCGGGGAAATATCTCAATCCGGTTATTCAGATACTCCGTCCTGTTCCGCCTATTGCCTGGATGCCGTTTGCAATTGCATGGTTTGGAATCGGTTTTAATTCTGTTCTGTTTATCATAGTGATCGGGGCATTCTTTCCTATTCTGATTAATACTGTTGAAGGGGTTAAGGGTATCAGAAGGCGCTGGATTGAGGTGGCAGAGATGCTGCATGCAACTCCCTTTGAAGAGATACGCACTGTTGTGATCCCCGGTGCCCTGCCCGTTATATGGACAGGTCTCAGGGTCTCTTTTGGCGTTGCGTGGATGTGTGTGGTTGCTGCTGAGATGCTCCCCGGAACTTCGGCAGGACTTGGTTTTCTGATTATGTATGCCTATAATCTTGGTCAGCTTCAGGTTATCGGGGCAGGTATGGTTATCATCGGCGTGATAGGTCTTGGTGCTGATACTCTGTTTAAGGCAGGGCAGGCCCGTTTCTTCGGCTGGCAGGGGAAGGAATAA
- a CDS encoding malate dehydrogenase — protein sequence MTKVCIIGASGKVGQFAAYAISKIPFVSRLVLFGREGNENFLEGIKLDFIDSFSALGRDVKLSASTNPGDIEGSDVVIITSGIPRSPGQDRLDLAKQNARVVAYYSRLIAEYAPNAIIMVVSNPVDVMTAVALECSGFAPSRVFGLGTHLDSMRLKSYIANHFSVHVSEVHTRIIGEHGETMVPLWSATTIGGIQIQNLPEFSSLPKDDFVECVKVAGSEIINKCGATIYGPGEAIATIVRTILGNEDRILSVSAYIRSEVNDIGDVCIGVPVRINRKGVFPVPIRINEEEVLGFQRSVDRIRSITSEVLSDLKSESAELDKKNNVVHKNDLLF from the coding sequence GTGACCAAAGTTTGTATTATCGGAGCATCAGGCAAGGTGGGGCAGTTTGCTGCGTATGCAATTTCCAAGATCCCTTTTGTATCACGCCTCGTATTATTTGGCAGAGAAGGCAATGAGAACTTTCTCGAAGGCATAAAATTAGATTTTATTGACTCATTTTCGGCCCTTGGCAGGGATGTAAAGCTCTCTGCTTCGACAAATCCGGGAGATATTGAAGGTTCTGATGTTGTTATTATCACATCCGGAATTCCAAGGTCACCGGGACAGGACAGGCTGGATCTCGCAAAGCAGAATGCAAGAGTGGTGGCATACTATTCCAGACTGATTGCAGAATATGCGCCAAATGCAATCATCATGGTTGTCTCAAACCCTGTTGATGTCATGACAGCAGTTGCCCTTGAGTGTTCAGGTTTTGCGCCGTCAAGGGTATTCGGGCTTGGTACACATCTTGACTCTATGAGGCTTAAATCGTACATTGCAAATCACTTCAGTGTGCATGTAAGTGAAGTTCATACGAGGATTATCGGTGAGCATGGTGAGACTATGGTGCCTCTGTGGTCTGCAACGACAATAGGGGGTATTCAGATTCAGAATCTGCCTGAGTTTTCAAGCCTTCCAAAGGATGATTTTGTTGAATGTGTAAAGGTTGCAGGATCAGAGATTATCAATAAATGCGGTGCGACAATTTACGGTCCGGGAGAAGCCATAGCAACGATTGTAAGGACTATTCTTGGCAATGAAGACAGGATTTTGTCTGTATCTGCATATATCCGCAGTGAAGTGAATGACATTGGTGATGTCTGTATAGGCGTACCTGTAAGGATCAACCGCAAGGGTGTATTCCCTGTGCCTATAAGGATAAATGAGGAAGAGGTCTTAGGATTTCAGAGATCTGTTGACAGAATCCGGTCAATAACATCTGAGGTATTATCTGATCTTAAATCCGAGAGCGCTGAACTTGATAAGAAAAACAACGTAGTTCATAAGAATGATCTCTTATTCTGA
- a CDS encoding elongation factor 1-beta, protein MGDVAVIFKVMPESPDVDLEALKATIKETLPGTQDIQVEPIGFGLSALKMIIVVPDGEGTPEDAEASLKAIEGVESAEIESVTLT, encoded by the coding sequence ATGGGTGACGTAGCAGTCATCTTCAAAGTTATGCCGGAATCACCGGATGTTGACCTTGAAGCACTCAAAGCAACAATTAAAGAAACACTTCCGGGAACACAGGACATACAGGTAGAGCCAATCGGATTTGGCCTTTCTGCACTTAAAATGATAATTGTAGTTCCTGACGGTGAAGGTACACCAGAAGACGCAGAAGCTTCACTCAAAGCAATTGAGGGAGTTGAAAGTGCAGAGATTGAATCTGTAACACTTACCTGA
- a CDS encoding ABC transporter ATP-binding protein → MNPVLSFVNIKKAYHDEGEICPALDGISFDVCVNEIVCIMGPSGCGKSTLLRIINGLEKADSGTVREYPENEGGSLSAAMVFQDHALFPWLTIYENIVYGLRLSSHRVPEEELKERAEALLSLTHLDGFSDSLPHQLSGGMKQRVSVARALAIRPDILLMDEPFSALDTFTRRELEDEALRIRKETKTTVITVTHNPEEAVYLADRIVILSERPSVVSDILTVDLPHPRNPVNPDFIRLREEIIRLIRGKS, encoded by the coding sequence ATGAATCCGGTTTTATCATTTGTAAATATAAAAAAGGCATATCATGATGAGGGTGAGATATGTCCGGCTCTTGATGGTATATCCTTTGATGTCTGTGTCAATGAGATAGTCTGCATTATGGGACCTTCGGGGTGTGGTAAGTCCACTCTGCTGAGGATAATAAACGGACTTGAAAAGGCAGACTCAGGCACTGTGCGTGAATATCCTGAGAATGAAGGAGGCAGTCTCTCAGCTGCTATGGTATTTCAGGACCATGCCCTCTTTCCGTGGCTTACGATATATGAAAATATAGTGTATGGGCTTAGACTTTCTTCACACAGGGTGCCTGAAGAGGAGTTAAAGGAGCGTGCAGAAGCGCTTTTGTCCCTGACCCATCTGGACGGATTTTCAGATTCCCTGCCCCATCAACTCTCCGGCGGGATGAAACAGAGGGTTTCTGTTGCACGGGCGCTTGCTATCAGGCCTGACATCCTGCTGATGGATGAACCGTTTAGTGCTCTTGATACTTTTACAAGGAGAGAACTTGAGGATGAAGCTTTAAGAATCCGGAAAGAGACGAAGACGACCGTAATTACGGTTACACACAATCCTGAGGAGGCTGTATATCTCGCTGACAGAATTGTTATTCTCTCTGAGCGGCCTTCTGTTGTGTCAGATATCCTGACTGTTGACCTTCCTCACCCAAGAAATCCGGTGAACCCTGACTTTATAAGATTACGTGAGGAGATAATCCGGTTAATTCGTGGTAAGTCCTGA
- a CDS encoding class I SAM-dependent methyltransferase: MKTVHKGNNQAEKLCRYSFTHAHMLDNSIRRLFQNPKKILAPHIKPGMTVIDLGCGPGTFTRAMAELAGDKGTAIGCDIQDEMLRCAEGRCRRTGPESRIIWHKSSPEKTGIKHKADFILSFYMVHEVSDRNSFLKEIFEMLRPEGKYLIVEPAFHVTEAEFEKTIKSAAEAGFTVEKNPKISFSRAVLLSKREE, translated from the coding sequence ATGAAGACAGTCCATAAAGGAAACAATCAGGCAGAAAAACTCTGCCGGTATTCGTTCACACATGCACATATGCTTGACAACAGTATCAGAAGGCTCTTTCAAAACCCAAAAAAGATCCTTGCACCTCACATAAAACCGGGAATGACAGTCATAGATCTCGGCTGCGGCCCCGGAACCTTCACCCGTGCAATGGCAGAACTGGCAGGTGACAAAGGGACAGCCATCGGATGCGACATACAGGATGAAATGCTTAGATGTGCAGAGGGCCGTTGCAGAAGAACAGGCCCGGAATCACGCATAATCTGGCATAAAAGTTCGCCGGAAAAAACGGGAATAAAACATAAGGCAGATTTTATCCTCTCATTCTACATGGTACATGAGGTTTCTGACCGGAATTCCTTCCTGAAGGAAATCTTTGAAATGCTAAGGCCTGAGGGAAAATACCTCATCGTGGAACCGGCATTTCACGTTACAGAAGCCGAATTTGAAAAAACCATAAAATCAGCAGCAGAGGCAGGATTTACAGTAGAGAAAAACCCGAAGATCTCATTCAGCAGGGCCGTGCTGCTTTCAAAAAGAGAAGAATAG
- a CDS encoding HEAT repeat domain-containing protein: MIGCFDSMRTEREDPMNRVYAERLRRGHENLELFIGQLNHRGISYRVRAAEALGNSGDEKAVMPLIFCMMNDPETEVVYMAACSLGKLRDRRAVQPLISKLKSSEKWVRRGAAKSLGIIGDREAVDPVSELLSDEVPEIRAAAAEAIGMISYWDAVDRIIPLLEDPEPEVRVSARKAVRMLGRGDLAD; the protein is encoded by the coding sequence TTGATAGGTTGTTTTGATTCAATGAGGACGGAGAGGGAAGATCCAATGAACCGTGTTTATGCGGAGAGACTGAGGCGCGGCCATGAAAATCTGGAGCTGTTTATCGGGCAGCTTAATCACAGGGGCATTTCGTACAGGGTCCGCGCAGCTGAGGCTCTTGGAAATTCCGGTGATGAAAAGGCTGTTATGCCGCTTATTTTCTGTATGATGAATGACCCTGAGACTGAGGTTGTGTATATGGCTGCGTGTTCTCTTGGAAAGCTCCGGGACAGAAGAGCAGTGCAGCCTCTGATATCAAAGCTGAAGAGCAGTGAGAAATGGGTGAGGCGCGGGGCCGCGAAATCACTTGGCATAATTGGTGATCGTGAGGCCGTTGATCCTGTCTCTGAACTGTTGTCAGATGAGGTTCCTGAGATACGTGCCGCGGCTGCCGAGGCTATAGGAATGATCAGTTACTGGGACGCAGTTGACCGGATTATTCCGCTTCTTGAGGATCCTGAGCCGGAGGTGAGGGTTTCAGCACGAAAGGCTGTCCGGATGCTTGGGAGAGGCGATCTGGCAGACTGA
- a CDS encoding ABC transporter substrate-binding protein, producing the protein MWGRKLVLGFIVAVFSLLLLSLFLVPSVLSPQAASCKDNRPVIYLLYASSGSVSQLLNTNQIDSFIIWEPVVANAELSGIGKRIAVPSDLPPPGKWADAASCVFVLRNDIINDYPDVSGLLSALTTAAVNRTNEDPKSAIRITSDWVFGKNPVLTPGGLLEPLDVENRSFENMEFTSSAKPPLSGLVSSLIDPDGKGSYNPGDMMNPAVTVRGEQFLNGSAVPEISGDVPELNIGYLPSSDNFAPVYVMIRDFQYFCGRYGFCLLPDNAGSSRPVYCTLLAGNDSVARVNFIPGQSGGGIMTTVGQRALDGAYVGSIPAEMQIALGNPSVIIQSINTGGTGIVVDNEAPCDDWESFIGWVKLRSDEGCPVIIATVQSSIQEDTIREALAYENILVKLYGTNNEISYP; encoded by the coding sequence ATGTGGGGACGAAAATTAGTTTTGGGGTTTATTGTAGCTGTTTTTTCTCTTCTGCTGTTATCTCTGTTTCTGGTTCCGTCTGTTTTATCTCCGCAGGCTGCTTCCTGTAAAGATAACCGGCCTGTTATTTATCTTCTCTATGCCTCCTCAGGTTCGGTCTCCCAACTGCTTAATACGAATCAGATTGACTCTTTTATTATCTGGGAGCCTGTGGTTGCCAATGCAGAACTATCCGGAATCGGAAAAAGGATTGCAGTACCTTCTGATCTTCCGCCCCCGGGAAAATGGGCGGATGCTGCAAGCTGTGTCTTTGTGCTCAGAAATGACATAATAAACGATTACCCGGATGTATCCGGGCTCCTCTCTGCTCTTACAACTGCTGCTGTAAACCGGACAAATGAAGACCCGAAATCTGCTATAAGAATAACATCGGACTGGGTTTTTGGCAAAAATCCTGTTCTGACTCCCGGAGGTCTCCTTGAACCACTTGATGTTGAAAACCGGTCATTTGAGAATATGGAGTTTACTTCTTCTGCAAAACCGCCTCTGTCAGGTCTGGTGAGCAGTCTTATTGATCCGGATGGTAAAGGCAGTTATAACCCTGGGGATATGATGAATCCGGCTGTCACTGTAAGGGGGGAACAGTTCCTTAACGGTTCGGCTGTTCCTGAAATTTCCGGTGATGTCCCTGAGCTGAATATCGGTTATCTGCCTTCTTCAGATAATTTTGCACCTGTTTATGTAATGATCAGGGATTTTCAGTATTTCTGCGGCCGTTACGGTTTCTGCCTTCTCCCGGATAATGCGGGGTCATCAAGGCCGGTTTACTGTACGCTTCTTGCCGGGAATGATTCCGTTGCCCGTGTAAATTTCATTCCGGGCCAGTCCGGCGGCGGTATTATGACAACTGTCGGGCAGAGGGCACTTGATGGTGCTTATGTAGGTTCAATTCCTGCTGAAATGCAGATTGCTCTTGGGAATCCTTCAGTTATTATCCAGTCCATCAATACAGGCGGTACAGGAATTGTTGTTGATAATGAGGCACCCTGTGATGACTGGGAAAGTTTTATTGGCTGGGTAAAACTCCGCTCAGATGAAGGATGTCCGGTAATCATCGCAACTGTTCAGAGTTCTATTCAGGAGGATACTATCCGGGAAGCACTTGCATATGAAAATATTCTGGTAAAGTTATATGGCACAAATAATGAAATATCATATCCCTGA
- a CDS encoding YigZ family protein — protein sequence MEEISAIKYEEKKSRFYAHLYRIIDERDLEAIITVHRKKYKKAAHRCVAARFTDSVGNLCEEFKNDGEVGHPAKGMLQIMKANGLDSHVIVVSRIFGGIKLGPGGVSRAFRKSAEYAISES from the coding sequence ATGGAAGAGATCTCTGCAATAAAATACGAGGAGAAGAAGTCACGGTTCTATGCACACCTGTACAGAATCATTGATGAAAGAGATCTGGAAGCGATCATTACAGTACACAGAAAGAAGTACAAAAAAGCTGCTCACCGCTGTGTTGCTGCCCGGTTTACCGACAGCGTGGGCAATTTATGCGAGGAATTTAAAAATGACGGCGAGGTAGGCCATCCTGCAAAGGGTATGCTTCAGATTATGAAAGCCAATGGCCTTGATTCCCATGTGATTGTTGTCTCAAGAATATTTGGGGGGATAAAACTCGGTCCGGGAGGCGTATCAAGAGCCTTCAGAAAGTCTGCTGAATATGCAATATCAGAATCTTAA
- a CDS encoding flavodoxin family protein encodes MKILTFCFSATGNTAKIADVIEKKLTLPGAEVHKTDITTHKARKKETDLKPYDAFVFGFPEYSWRAPKEAGE; translated from the coding sequence ATGAAAATCCTGACATTCTGCTTTTCTGCAACAGGAAACACAGCAAAAATTGCTGATGTTATAGAGAAAAAACTCACTTTACCCGGAGCAGAGGTCCATAAAACCGACATCACAACTCACAAAGCAAGAAAAAAAGAAACCGACCTTAAGCCGTACGATGCTTTTGTATTCGGATTTCCGGAATACTCATGGCGTGCTCCAAAAGAAGCAGGAGAATGA
- a CDS encoding response regulator: MPGDTNQDSGDQFHILIAEDSITQREILKDVLKEHNLSVTAAENGKIAFQKLTEQRFDLVISDIDMPVMNGYEFCSAIKHDDKFSEIPVILLTSLSDTSNVALALQAGADNFITKPYDSEYLVSRIKQMIASGRRKQRSDDPSKSVEILHGNQIIRIDADRHKISEFLLSAYDVAVMKQRDLMTAQRELKKTNEHLKQLNNKLSESKTETEMKHAALIGYMTEYTVRLKQPVELVLNNLRTMAEDFQKNDGLVDDEIIGSFMLQIRIMEKVFENLQSLNEEVANERADIPDAYKEFLKK; encoded by the coding sequence ATGCCCGGAGATACAAATCAGGATTCAGGAGACCAATTTCACATTCTTATCGCTGAAGACAGCATAACACAGCGTGAAATTTTAAAAGATGTCTTAAAAGAGCACAACTTATCTGTGACAGCTGCGGAAAACGGTAAAATTGCATTCCAGAAACTGACCGAGCAAAGATTTGACCTCGTCATCAGTGACATCGATATGCCGGTAATGAACGGATATGAATTCTGTTCAGCAATAAAACATGATGATAAATTCAGTGAAATCCCTGTTATCCTTCTCACCTCTCTCTCAGATACCAGCAATGTGGCCCTGGCTCTTCAGGCAGGAGCAGATAATTTCATCACAAAACCCTATGATTCTGAATATCTGGTCTCCCGTATCAAGCAGATGATTGCTTCGGGGAGAAGAAAACAGAGATCAGATGACCCGTCAAAATCGGTAGAGATACTGCATGGAAATCAGATAATCCGTATTGATGCAGACAGGCACAAAATAAGTGAATTCCTTCTCTCCGCGTACGATGTAGCAGTAATGAAACAACGGGATCTCATGACTGCCCAGAGAGAACTGAAAAAAACCAATGAGCATCTTAAACAGCTGAACAATAAGCTTAGCGAGTCAAAGACTGAAACCGAGATGAAACACGCCGCACTTATAGGTTACATGACCGAGTACACAGTCCGGCTAAAACAGCCTGTAGAACTGGTTCTGAATAACCTGCGGACAATGGCTGAGGATTTCCAGAAAAATGACGGTCTTGTGGACGATGAGATAATTGGCTCATTCATGCTCCAGATCAGAATAATGGAAAAGGTATTTGAAAATCTCCAGTCCCTCAATGAAGAAGTTGCAAACGAACGTGCTGATATCCCTGATGCATATAAGGAATTCTTAAAGAAATGA
- the hxlB gene encoding 6-phospho-3-hexuloisomerase, protein MTGCGDVLENMRIMEGEISMLIDKIKPENVDLFLSEMVKERRIYVAGAGRSGLIGRAYAMRLMHVGLESYVVGETVTPAMREGDAVVIFSGSGETNSVVDIAETAKSLGGYLCLITSHKNSTIGKIADCVVELQSQNPPENEWPNTFEVRQITGGYKSVSLPLASIGTLFETSAMIFSDAVISSIMEVNQCGINDVMERLNNIQ, encoded by the coding sequence ATGACCGGATGTGGCGATGTTCTTGAGAATATGAGAATTATGGAAGGAGAGATAAGCATGCTTATTGATAAAATAAAGCCTGAAAATGTCGATCTCTTCCTCTCTGAAATGGTTAAGGAGAGAAGAATATATGTTGCAGGTGCGGGCAGGTCCGGCCTTATCGGGCGTGCCTATGCCATGCGGCTTATGCATGTGGGCCTTGAGAGCTATGTAGTCGGTGAGACAGTAACCCCGGCTATGCGGGAGGGTGATGCTGTGGTCATCTTCTCAGGTTCAGGTGAGACTAACTCGGTTGTTGATATTGCAGAGACTGCAAAGTCACTTGGCGGGTATCTCTGCCTGATAACCTCACATAAAAATTCAACAATAGGAAAGATTGCAGACTGTGTGGTTGAACTTCAGTCTCAAAACCCTCCTGAGAATGAATGGCCCAATACATTTGAGGTGAGGCAGATTACAGGCGGATATAAGTCAGTTTCTCTGCCACTTGCATCTATAGGTACTCTCTTTGAAACTTCAGCCATGATATTTTCAGATGCTGTCATATCTTCAATTATGGAGGTAAATCAGTGTGGAATTAATGATGTTATGGAAAGACTGAATAATATCCAGTAA
- a CDS encoding class I SAM-dependent methyltransferase: MKKAENPWESAYKKQGNLWAGHQHLLPEIETGSRVLETGCGNGKTAVQLCSKAVTCHGMDISTSAIRMAAEACREAEFYAGDITAIPAKNGVYDAVISFHTISHLNESERLTAASEIYRVLSKGGRFYFRDFGRGDLRCGKGAETERNTFRKGNGISTHFFEMNELNELFREFELISSEYIRWSMRVKGHDHQREEIQAVFLKE, encoded by the coding sequence ATGAAAAAGGCAGAAAACCCCTGGGAGAGCGCATATAAAAAGCAGGGGAACCTCTGGGCAGGACATCAGCATCTTCTTCCGGAGATCGAAACAGGGAGCAGAGTTCTTGAAACCGGATGCGGGAACGGTAAGACCGCAGTTCAGCTGTGCAGTAAGGCAGTGACCTGCCACGGAATGGACATATCCACCTCTGCCATCAGAATGGCAGCAGAGGCATGCAGGGAAGCTGAATTCTATGCCGGAGATATAACCGCAATTCCGGCAAAGAACGGAGTATATGATGCAGTAATATCATTTCATACTATCAGTCATCTTAATGAGTCTGAGAGACTGACAGCGGCATCTGAAATATACAGGGTTCTGAGTAAGGGAGGGAGGTTTTATTTCAGGGATTTTGGAAGAGGCGATCTGAGATGCGGGAAGGGCGCAGAGACTGAAAGGAATACATTTCGTAAAGGAAACGGGATATCCACGCATTTCTTTGAGATGAATGAACTGAATGAGTTGTTCCGGGAATTTGAGCTGATCAGTTCAGAGTATATCCGGTGGAGCATGAGAGTTAAAGGCCACGATCACCAGAGAGAAGAGATTCAGGCCGTTTTTCTGAAGGAATGA